From a region of the Vicia villosa cultivar HV-30 ecotype Madison, WI unplaced genomic scaffold, Vvil1.0 ctg.000684F_1_1_3, whole genome shotgun sequence genome:
- the LOC131630443 gene encoding pentatricopeptide repeat-containing protein At1g10270-like has protein sequence MLLRRLLLRSLRSSTVPPISITARSFAFSSAEEAAAERRRRKRRLRIEPPLNAIRPPPHQHQSRDPNAPRLPDSTSALVGPRLNLHNRVQSLIRAADLDAASAVARHSVFSSTRPTVFTCNAIIAAMYRAKRYNEAVALFHFFFNQSNLVPNIVSYNNLINTHCDEGRVDVALGIYRHIIAEAPFSPSPVTFRHLTKGLIGVGRIDEALDLLREMLNKGHGADSLVYNNMILGFLELGNLDKANELFDELKERCLVYDGVVNATYMVWFFNQGRDKEAMDSYKSLMDRQFRMTPATCNVLLEVLLKHGRQKEAWELFDQMLDNHTPPNFQAVNSDTFNVMVNECFKLGKVDEAVATFRKVGTKPNSKPFIMDVAGYRNIISRHCESGMLSEAETLFQELCSKSLSPDVPTHTTLIDGYLKADRIDEALGIFNKMVDSGLRVVATFGNRVFDELIKNGKAVECAQILSKMGEKDPKPDPTCYEVVIKGLCNEGLLDKSKELLDEVMRYGVGVTSTLREFVTDVFKNDGRGEEIERLLDMNRAGYNPRPRPAYRPPPGRSPSQMSGTHNPTYGLPQQRPPLTSAQNQMAGVHNPVSEFPSQMAAPQRYQTQPSQVAGTHNQPSGYPTQMATQNSSPRFDTRTAGARNPPSEFPSQMAAAQRYQTPLSQVAGTHNQSSGLSAQMQVQNSPPNFDNRMAGAHNHHFPSGYQPQNSGQQHPQLPSQMTGQQLPPLPPQMGRMDRHPPWGASPPTNGLRMPATGPSPNSTGQSHHPQYQYPPHMQRVSPQTSPNPYTPYEPSHPMAGHQPYGSPSGPQQRVEQPYPPSRFTTPMSGQHYPLSGPTPPMSGSSLPSAKASGQYYAAPGTSQITGSNHPSSGAPPHFEEKHQQQLEVPEQVAV, from the coding sequence ATGTTGTTACGCCGTCTTCTCCTCCGCTCTCTCCGTTCATCCACCGTCCCTCCCATTTCCATCACCGCACGCTCCTTCGCCTTCTCATCCGCCGAAGAAGCAGCGGCTGAGCGCCGTCGTCGTAAGCGAAGACTTCGCATCGAGCCTCCCTTGAACGCAATCCGTCCTCCACCTCACCAACACCAATCCCGCGACCCTAACGCTCCTCGCCTTCCCGATTCCACATCGGCGCTTGTTGGACCTCGACTCAACCTCCACAACCGTGTCCAATCCCTAATTCGCGCAGCTGACCTAGACGCCGCCTCCGCCGTAGCGCGTCATTCGGTATTCTCATCTACTCGCCCCACCGTGTTTACTTGCAACGCTATCATAGCTGCCATGTACCGCGCCAAGAGGTACAATGAAGCTGTTgctctttttcactttttcttcaaTCAATCTAACCTTGTTCCTAATATTGTTTCTTACAACAACTTGATCAATACTCACTGCGACGAAGGCCGCGTCGATGTGGCTCTTGGGATTTATCGCCATATTATTGCTGAAGCACCTTTTAGCCCTTCCCCTGTTACGTTTCGCCATCTTACTAAAGGTTTGATTGGTGTTGGTCGTATTGATGAAGCTCTTGATCTTTTGCGTGAGATGTTGAACAAAGGACACGGTGCTGATTCATTGGTTTATAATAATATGATATTGGGTTTTCTTGAGCTTGGTAATTTGGATAAGGCTAATGAGCTTTTTGATGAGCTTAAGGAAAGGTGTTTGGTTTATGATGGTGTTGTCAATGCTACTTACATGGTTTGGTTCTTCAATCAGGGAAGAGATAAGGAGGCTATGGATTCTTACAAGTCGTTAATGGATCGCCAGTTTAGGATGACCCCGGCAACTTGTAATGTTTTGTTGGAGGTTTTGCTTAAGCATGGTAGGCAAAAGGAGGCTTGGGAGTTGTTTGATCAGATGTTAGATAATCATACTCCTCCTAATTTTCAAGCTGTTAATTCTGATACTTTTAATGTCATGGTGAATGAGTGTTTTAAGCTTGGTAAGGTTGATGAAGCTGTTGCTACTTTTAGGAAGGTTGGAACCAAACCTAATTCTAAGCCTTTTATAATGGATGTTGCCGGGTATCGTAACATTATCTCTAGACATTGTGAAAGTGGGATGTTGTCTGAAGCTGAAACTCTGTTTCAAGAGCTGTGCTCTAAGTCTTTGAGCCCGGACGTGCCTACTCACACAACTTTGATAGATGGGTATTTGAAAGCGGATAGGATTGATGAAGCCTTGGGGATATTTAACAAAATGGTGGATTCTGGTTTGAGGGTGGTTGCTACCTTTGGCAACAGGGTGTTTGATGAATTGATAAAGAATGGTAAAGCTGTTGAGTGTGCTCAGATTTTGAGCAAAATGGGAGAAAAAGATCCTAAGCCTGACCCTACATGTTATGAGGTTGTGATCAAGGGGCTGTGTAATGAAGGTTTGTTGGATAAAAGCAAAGAGTTGTTGGACGAGGTTATGAGATATGGTGTTGGGGTAACTTCTACCTTGCGTGAATTTGTGACTGATGTTTTTAAAAATGATGGGAGAGGTGAGGAGATTGAGAGGCTCTTAGATATGAACCGAGCTGGTTACAATCCCCGTCCAAGACCTGCATACCGTCCACCACCGGGAAGGTCCCCTTCTCAAATGTCTGGAACACATAACCCAACTTATGGGCTTCCACAACAGCGCCCACCATTGACTTCTGCTCAGAATCAGATGGCTGGGGTGCACAACCCAGTGTCAGAATTTCCATCTCAAATGGCAGCACCTCAGCGATACCAAACACAGCCTTCTCAAGTTGCAGGAACACATAACCAACCTTCTGGGTATCCAACTCAAATGGCAACACAAAACTCCTCACCACGCTTCGATACTCGAACGGCTGGAGCACGCAACCCGCCTTCTGAGTTTCCTTCTCAAATGGCAGCAGCTCAACGATATCAAACACCGCTTTCTCAAGTGGCAGGAACACATAATCAATCTTCTGGATTATCAGCTCAAATGCAAGTACAAAATTCCCCACCAAACTTTGATAATCGAATGGCTGGAGCACATAACCACCACTTTCCCTCTGGATATCAACCTCAAAATTCAGGGCAGCAACACCCACAACTGCCTTCTCAAATGACAGGGCAGCAACTCCCACCACTGCCTCCTCAAATGGGAAGAATGGATCGTCACCCTCCATGGGGAGCATCTCCTCCAACGAATGGGTTGCGAATGCCAGCAACTGGACCTTCTCCTAATTCAACAGGGCAGTCTCACCACCCTCAATACCAATATCCTCCTCATATGCAAAGGGTATCTCCTCAAACATCCCCAAATCCTTATACACCATATGAACCTTCTCATCCAATGGCAGGACATCAGCCATATGGATCACCATCTGGGCCCCAACAAAGGGTAGAGCAACCATATCCACCGTCAAGATTTACTACTCCAATGTCAGGTCAACATTATCCACTGTCAGGGCCAACTCCTCCAATGTCAGGGTCTTCTCTTCCATCAGCTAAAGCATCAGGGCAATACTATGCAGCCCCAGGAACATCTCAGATTACAGGATCAAATCACCCATCATCAGGAGCCCCTCCTCACTTTGAAGAAAAACATCAACAGCAATTAGAAGTTCCTGAACAGGTTGCAGTCTGA